One window from the genome of Paraconexibacter algicola encodes:
- a CDS encoding class I SAM-dependent methyltransferase: MTPTTHAPLDADALDAYARRYYLVQDDVPDLHVEDLQQVHSAGLIADAVAGAGRVIELGYGVGLMTRELHDRGVPIEVLEGSPLLAAAAREAHPELVVHEGLFESFVPDEPVDAVLALHVVEHVDDPRALLAHLATWLRPGGRLVVVVPNAESLHRRLAVRMGLQPALDTLSPRDHLVGHQRVYTLDGLAADVTTAGLTPVSELGWFLKTLPNSMMLDWPRELLIALNQISDELEPRQLANIGLVAERPR; encoded by the coding sequence ATGACCCCGACCACGCACGCCCCGCTGGACGCCGACGCGCTCGACGCGTACGCGCGCCGCTACTACCTCGTGCAGGACGACGTGCCCGACCTGCACGTCGAGGACCTCCAGCAGGTCCACTCCGCCGGCCTGATCGCCGACGCGGTCGCGGGCGCCGGGCGCGTGATCGAGCTCGGCTACGGGGTCGGGCTGATGACCCGCGAGCTGCACGACCGCGGCGTGCCGATCGAGGTCCTCGAGGGCTCGCCGCTGCTCGCCGCCGCGGCCCGCGAGGCCCACCCGGAACTCGTCGTCCACGAGGGCCTGTTCGAGTCGTTCGTGCCCGACGAGCCCGTCGACGCGGTCCTCGCCCTGCACGTCGTCGAGCACGTCGACGACCCGCGCGCGCTGCTCGCGCACCTCGCCACGTGGCTGCGGCCCGGGGGCCGGCTCGTCGTCGTCGTGCCGAACGCCGAGTCGCTGCACCGCCGTCTCGCCGTCCGCATGGGCCTGCAGCCCGCGCTGGACACCCTCTCCCCCCGCGACCACCTCGTCGGCCACCAGCGCGTCTACACGCTGGACGGGCTCGCCGCGGACGTCACCACCGCCGGACTGACCCCCGTGTCGGAGCTCGGCTGGTTCCTGAAGACCCTCCCGAACTCGATGATGCTCGACTGGCCGCGCGAGCTGCTCATCGCCCTCAACCAGATCTCCGACGAGCTCGAGCCGCGCCAGCTGGCGAACATCGGGCTCGTCGCCGAGCGCCCCCGATAG
- a CDS encoding sugar 3,4-ketoisomerase, with product MALADCRIIGFPKIHDPRGNLTFIEGGNHLDFDISRVYYIYDVPGGAERGGHAHKQTQELLVAMSGSFDVVLNDGMVEQKFHLNRSHYGLYVPAMTWRHLENFSSGSVCMVLASHRYAEEDYYRTYEGFEAALRGDEPLPVAA from the coding sequence ATGGCCCTCGCCGACTGCCGCATCATCGGCTTCCCGAAGATCCACGACCCGCGCGGCAACCTCACCTTCATCGAGGGCGGGAACCACCTCGACTTCGACATCAGCCGCGTCTACTACATCTACGACGTGCCGGGTGGCGCCGAGCGCGGCGGCCACGCCCACAAGCAGACGCAGGAGCTGCTGGTGGCGATGAGCGGCTCGTTCGACGTGGTGCTCAACGACGGGATGGTCGAGCAGAAGTTCCACCTCAACCGCTCCCACTACGGCCTCTACGTGCCGGCGATGACCTGGCGGCACCTGGAGAACTTCTCCTCCGGCTCGGTCTGCATGGTGCTCGCCTCGCACCGCTACGCCGAGGAGGACTACTACCGCACCTACGAGGGGTTCGAGGCCGCGCTGCGCGGCGACGAGCCGCTGCCGGTCGCGGCGTGA
- a CDS encoding DegT/DnrJ/EryC1/StrS family aminotransferase, which yields MSTLARERRAAGRPVGAPDPVPFLDLGAAYAELRDELDAAALRVLHSGWYVLGPEVEAFERAFADWVGVREAAGCASGLDALTLALRALGIGPGDEVVVPSNTYIATWLAVTAAGATVVPVEPDPDTHAMTPDAVAAALGPRTAAVLTVHLHGRVAPDARALRALCDRHGLALVEDAAQAHGAAGAGAIGHAAAFSFYPSKNLGAQGDAGAVTTDDPALAERVRMLRNYGSRERYRNDEAGINSRLDPLQAAMLAVKLPHVHAWNARRRALAERYDAALRDRVPGLRLPVLPADAATHVWHLYVVRVRGGAPERERLRERLADAGIATQVHYPVPPHASGAYAALGLGPYPVAQRLADEVLSLPIGPHLEPWAVDRVAEVLGA from the coding sequence GTGAGCACCCTCGCCCGGGAGCGACGCGCGGCCGGCCGGCCGGTCGGCGCGCCGGACCCCGTCCCGTTCCTCGACCTCGGCGCCGCGTACGCGGAGCTGCGCGACGAGCTGGACGCGGCCGCGCTGCGCGTCCTGCACTCCGGCTGGTACGTGCTCGGCCCGGAGGTCGAGGCGTTCGAGCGCGCGTTCGCCGACTGGGTCGGCGTGCGCGAGGCGGCGGGCTGCGCCAGCGGCCTGGACGCCCTGACGCTCGCGCTGCGCGCGCTGGGGATCGGCCCGGGTGACGAGGTCGTGGTGCCGTCCAACACGTACATCGCGACGTGGCTGGCGGTCACCGCCGCGGGCGCGACCGTCGTCCCGGTCGAGCCGGACCCCGACACGCACGCGATGACCCCGGACGCGGTCGCCGCCGCGCTCGGCCCGCGGACCGCCGCGGTCCTGACCGTGCACCTGCACGGCCGCGTCGCCCCGGACGCGCGGGCGCTGCGCGCGCTGTGCGACCGGCACGGCCTCGCGCTGGTCGAGGACGCCGCCCAGGCGCACGGCGCCGCCGGTGCGGGCGCGATCGGGCACGCCGCCGCCTTCTCCTTCTACCCGTCGAAGAACCTCGGCGCGCAGGGCGACGCGGGCGCGGTCACCACCGACGACCCGGCGCTCGCGGAGCGCGTGCGGATGCTGCGCAACTACGGCTCGCGCGAGCGCTACCGCAACGACGAGGCGGGGATCAACTCGCGGCTGGACCCGCTGCAGGCCGCGATGCTCGCGGTCAAGCTGCCGCACGTGCACGCGTGGAACGCGCGCCGCCGCGCCCTGGCGGAGCGTTACGACGCCGCGCTGCGCGACCGCGTGCCCGGGCTGCGGCTGCCGGTGCTGCCGGCCGACGCGGCCACGCACGTCTGGCACCTCTACGTCGTGCGCGTCCGCGGCGGGGCGCCGGAGCGCGAGCGCCTGCGGGAGCGCCTCGCCGACGCCGGGATCGCGACCCAGGTCCACTACCCGGTCCCGCCGCACGCCTCCGGGGCCTACGCGGCGCTGGGACTCGGCCCGTACCCGGTCGCGCAGCGGCTCGCCGACGAGGTGCTGTCGCTGCCGATCGGCCCGCACCTGGAGCCGTGGGCGGTCGACCGCGTCGCCGAGGTCCTCGGTGCCTGA
- a CDS encoding glycosyltransferase codes for MPEAAAGTLAGHAATIDGIARAARACADAGRLETASALVQSAAGIAALRHPGRFAHPVLDDVLARASASLPDVPWIGGRGVLHVLSNALEVGGHTRLAWRWMELDGDRPQSFVVTRPVPGPTPPSLAAAAARSGGREWRVPGAQAGLLATASALRELAASFDLVVLHAQPNDPLPSLAFAAVTDRAPVLLCNHADHCFWLGRDVADVVVGHREVAATLARTRRGVPAGRTATLPLPLDDVPATDPDARTAARARLGIPAAARVLLTVGSAYKFEAPAGGHLLDVLLPVLAADPAAVLLAVGPAPEGRWAAAAAQTAGRVLATGVLPDVADLLAAADVYVESYPCSSGTAALEAAQTGLPVVAWAPDAAQAALLGSAGAAAGLWPSARTAAELARLLAAPAPARDAVLAHHAPARWRATLADAVTAAREAGPVRAAQLADPPVADAPEDRLLLDLHVGTGHCHAPEVVARWAAQAAALAAVPAVERCFVPGLLGPTTHLELARCFTDAVVAPGPGEEATAVDRLRAILRGGLAQRGVVALPPDRVETAFPALEAALAAGEEVDLDVVPTADPGSLLHAGALAVPATA; via the coding sequence GTGCCTGAGGCCGCCGCCGGAACGCTCGCCGGGCACGCCGCGACGATCGACGGGATCGCGCGCGCCGCGCGCGCCTGCGCCGACGCGGGCCGCCTCGAGACCGCGTCGGCGCTCGTGCAGAGCGCCGCGGGCATCGCCGCGCTGCGCCACCCCGGACGGTTCGCGCACCCGGTCCTCGACGACGTGCTCGCGCGCGCGTCCGCGTCGCTGCCGGACGTCCCGTGGATCGGCGGGCGCGGCGTGCTGCACGTGCTCTCCAACGCGCTGGAGGTCGGCGGCCACACGCGGCTGGCGTGGCGCTGGATGGAGCTCGACGGCGACCGGCCGCAGTCGTTCGTGGTCACCCGGCCGGTGCCCGGTCCGACGCCCCCGTCGCTCGCGGCGGCGGCCGCGCGCAGCGGCGGCCGGGAGTGGCGCGTGCCCGGCGCGCAGGCCGGGCTGCTGGCGACCGCGTCGGCGCTGCGCGAGCTCGCCGCGTCCTTCGACCTCGTCGTGCTGCACGCCCAGCCCAACGACCCGCTGCCGTCGCTGGCGTTCGCCGCCGTGACGGACCGTGCGCCCGTGCTGCTGTGCAACCACGCCGACCACTGCTTCTGGCTCGGACGCGACGTCGCCGACGTCGTCGTCGGCCACCGCGAGGTCGCCGCGACGCTCGCGCGCACCCGCCGCGGCGTGCCCGCCGGGCGCACCGCGACGCTGCCGCTGCCGCTCGACGACGTGCCGGCGACCGACCCGGACGCCCGGACCGCCGCCCGCGCGCGCCTGGGCATCCCGGCCGCGGCGCGGGTGCTGCTCACGGTCGGCTCGGCCTACAAGTTCGAGGCGCCCGCGGGCGGTCACCTGCTCGACGTGCTGCTCCCGGTCCTCGCGGCGGATCCCGCCGCGGTGCTGCTCGCCGTCGGCCCGGCGCCGGAGGGGCGCTGGGCCGCGGCCGCGGCGCAGACCGCCGGGCGGGTCCTGGCCACCGGGGTCCTCCCCGACGTGGCCGACCTGCTCGCCGCCGCCGACGTCTACGTGGAGTCCTACCCGTGCTCGTCGGGCACCGCCGCGCTCGAGGCCGCCCAGACCGGGCTGCCCGTGGTGGCCTGGGCGCCCGACGCCGCGCAGGCGGCGCTCCTCGGCAGTGCCGGGGCCGCCGCGGGCCTGTGGCCGAGCGCGCGCACCGCCGCCGAGCTCGCCCGGCTGCTCGCCGCCCCCGCCCCGGCGCGTGACGCCGTGCTCGCCCACCACGCCCCGGCCCGCTGGCGGGCGACGCTGGCCGACGCGGTCACCGCGGCCCGGGAGGCCGGCCCGGTCCGGGCCGCGCAGCTCGCCGACCCGCCGGTCGCCGACGCCCCCGAGGACCGGCTGCTGCTCGACCTGCACGTCGGGACCGGGCACTGCCACGCCCCCGAGGTCGTGGCGCGCTGGGCCGCGCAGGCCGCCGCGCTCGCCGCCGTCCCCGCGGTGGAGCGCTGCTTCGTCCCCGGCCTGCTCGGTCCCACCACCCACCTCGAGCTCGCCCGCTGCTTCACCGACGCGGTCGTCGCTCCCGGGCCGGGCGAGGAGGCGACCGCGGTCGACCGGCTGCGCGCGATCCTGCGGGGCGGGCTCGCGCAGCGCGGGGTCGTCGCGCTCCCACCCGACCGCGTGGAGACGGCGTTCCCGGCGCTGGAGGCGGCGCTCGCCGCGGGCGAGGAGGTCGACCTCGACGTCGTGCCGACCGCCGACCCCGGCTCGCTGCTGCACGCCGGCGCCCTCGCGGTGCCGGCGACCGCCTGA
- a CDS encoding PAS domain S-box protein: MVPGPSSPELAELVDAERAERRRLADALHDGPLQALLAARQDAEEALAGDQDLLATLPGRLQEVGDALRSLLTSMHEDGLDADPLDVAIGRIADEAARRGRFTTTVAVAPAAHGIHDALVREAARELLGNVVRHARASAVVVDVTVAAGRLDVRVVDDGLGVDDRRVRGAGAAGHVGLERLRRGADALGGTLTVQRGASTGTVARVGWSVEALVAQRRLEEQLREDRRWTAAVASTVQDGLLVLRDGAVVQVNDALEQLVGHDRGALLGARAPWPFWPPQDAAALDALLEQTRREGGAGGAHELRHEDGSAIPVLVAAARVPDGAQGRGGVLVTFKDLRERRREEERLRLEAELRTTVGTTRRLTGILAAVPHGPAAVYAALRETLGHHLGWQDLVVNRRRADGRWEVAWTSGPELDVALLGAVYEDADWAPLLMPRFARAGTFFVPAEAEVSIDGPDHVPDLGGPVAAGADAWRPHDLLLVPMRDADGHPAGILSVDRPASGLRPTDTELEVLAVVAAHAAQALALAGAGSGAA; the protein is encoded by the coding sequence ATGGTCCCTGGCCCGTCATCGCCGGAGCTCGCGGAGCTCGTCGACGCCGAGCGGGCCGAGCGGCGCCGCCTCGCGGACGCGCTGCACGACGGCCCGCTGCAGGCGCTGCTCGCCGCCCGCCAGGACGCCGAGGAGGCGCTCGCCGGGGACCAGGACCTGCTCGCGACGCTCCCGGGCCGACTCCAGGAGGTCGGGGACGCGCTGCGCTCGCTGCTGACCTCGATGCACGAGGACGGCCTGGACGCCGACCCGCTCGACGTGGCGATCGGCCGGATCGCCGACGAGGCCGCCCGCCGCGGCCGGTTCACGACCACCGTCGCGGTCGCCCCGGCCGCGCACGGGATCCACGACGCGCTCGTGCGCGAGGCCGCGCGCGAGCTGCTGGGCAACGTCGTGCGCCACGCGCGGGCGTCCGCCGTGGTCGTGGACGTCACGGTCGCCGCCGGGCGGCTCGACGTCCGCGTCGTCGACGACGGCCTCGGGGTCGACGACCGGCGGGTGCGCGGCGCGGGCGCCGCGGGTCACGTCGGGCTGGAGCGGCTGCGCCGCGGCGCCGACGCGCTCGGCGGCACCCTCACGGTGCAGCGCGGCGCGTCGACCGGGACGGTGGCGCGGGTCGGCTGGTCGGTCGAGGCGCTCGTCGCGCAGCGCCGGCTGGAGGAGCAGCTGCGCGAGGACCGCCGCTGGACCGCCGCGGTCGCCTCGACCGTGCAGGACGGCCTGCTCGTCCTGCGCGACGGGGCGGTCGTCCAGGTCAACGACGCGCTCGAGCAGCTCGTCGGCCACGACCGCGGCGCGCTGCTCGGTGCGCGCGCCCCGTGGCCGTTCTGGCCGCCGCAGGACGCCGCGGCGCTCGACGCGCTGCTCGAGCAGACCCGCCGCGAGGGCGGGGCCGGGGGTGCGCACGAGCTGCGCCACGAGGACGGGTCGGCGATCCCGGTGCTCGTCGCCGCGGCCCGCGTGCCGGACGGCGCGCAGGGGCGCGGCGGGGTGCTCGTCACGTTCAAGGACCTGCGCGAGCGCCGCCGCGAGGAGGAGCGCCTGCGCCTGGAGGCGGAGCTGCGCACGACGGTCGGCACCACGCGCCGGCTCACCGGGATCCTCGCCGCCGTGCCGCACGGGCCCGCGGCGGTCTACGCGGCGCTGCGCGAGACGCTCGGCCACCACCTCGGCTGGCAGGACCTCGTCGTCAACCGCCGGCGCGCCGACGGCCGCTGGGAGGTCGCCTGGACCTCCGGCCCGGAGCTCGACGTCGCGCTGCTGGGCGCCGTCTACGAGGACGCCGACTGGGCGCCGCTGCTGATGCCGCGGTTCGCGCGCGCCGGCACGTTCTTCGTCCCCGCGGAGGCGGAGGTGTCGATCGACGGTCCCGACCACGTGCCGGATCTCGGCGGACCGGTGGCCGCGGGAGCGGACGCCTGGCGCCCCCACGACCTGCTGCTGGTGCCGATGCGCGACGCGGACGGCCACCCGGCCGGGATCCTGTCGGTCGACCGGCCCGCCTCCGGCCTGCGCCCGACGGACACCGAGCTCGAGGTGCTCGCGGTCGTCGCCGCGCACGCGGCGCAGGCGCTCGCCCTGGCGGGCGCGGGCAGCGGCGCGGCCTGA
- a CDS encoding DUF4333 domain-containing protein, with translation MTTRFAVSLLAVAALGLGGCSAEVSTGKTVNTDKAEESIGASLSEQLGGTVTVTCPDDVEAKKGDTFTCDAKGSDGRTGTVNVTQKDDDGNISWKLG, from the coding sequence ATGACCACGCGATTCGCCGTCTCCCTGCTCGCCGTCGCCGCCCTCGGACTCGGCGGCTGCTCGGCGGAGGTCTCGACCGGCAAGACCGTCAACACCGACAAGGCCGAGGAGTCCATCGGCGCCAGCCTGAGCGAGCAGCTCGGCGGCACGGTCACCGTGACCTGCCCCGACGACGTCGAGGCCAAGAAGGGCGACACGTTCACCTGTGACGCCAAGGGCAGCGACGGCCGGACCGGCACGGTCAACGTCACGCAGAAGGACGACGACGGCAACATCAGCTGGAAGCTCGGATGA
- a CDS encoding DUF4234 domain-containing protein — MAENVQIAGSGEDGRVRNPLGVIGLTLITLGIYGIVWYYKVNKELAAIGRAKGTEEAGTSPVTSVLAVTLGALVIVPAVVSMFRTWKRLNVAEGLVGREPDMSAPVGFVLMFLLGPVGTYFFQRNLNRVLQAQAA; from the coding sequence ATGGCAGAGAACGTGCAGATCGCCGGCAGCGGCGAGGACGGACGCGTGCGCAACCCGCTGGGTGTCATCGGCCTGACGCTGATCACGCTCGGCATCTACGGCATCGTCTGGTACTACAAGGTCAACAAGGAGCTCGCCGCGATCGGCCGGGCGAAGGGGACCGAGGAGGCCGGCACCAGCCCGGTGACCTCCGTGCTCGCCGTCACGCTCGGCGCGCTCGTGATCGTCCCGGCGGTCGTCTCGATGTTCCGCACCTGGAAGCGCCTGAACGTCGCCGAGGGCCTCGTCGGCCGCGAGCCGGACATGAGCGCGCCCGTCGGGTTCGTCCTGATGTTCCTGCTCGGGCCCGTCGGCACCTACTTCTTCCAGCGCAACCTGAACCGGGTGCTGCAGGCGCAGGCCGCCTGA
- a CDS encoding glycosyltransferase, giving the protein MEPRAYFVCPDTDVPSGGVRVVYRAVDHCNDAGIPAVVVHDQPGFACTWFEHATPVVCAAQAAPVPGRDLLVVPEVYGPRLGEIAPGVRKVVFNQNAYNTFHGYDHVTAPGTTAYDHPEVAGAVCVSDDNAAYLRYAFPHLDVRRITYQLDPALWFVEETGAPRPRRLTYMPRKHADQAGQVLNILSQRGALRDVEVVPLHGMNEREVAAAQRSSLVFLSFGYPEGCPFPPKEAMAAGCLVVGYHGMGGRDYFTHEHGYPVPQGDIVAFARQVEEVLDAHRADPAGLEARARTASAAIRARYTPDAERRSILEAFGRHLPGAAAPGVPLVTVA; this is encoded by the coding sequence GTGGAGCCTCGCGCGTACTTCGTGTGCCCCGACACCGACGTCCCCTCGGGGGGCGTCCGCGTCGTCTACCGGGCCGTCGACCACTGCAACGACGCCGGGATCCCGGCGGTCGTCGTGCACGACCAGCCCGGCTTCGCCTGCACCTGGTTCGAGCACGCCACCCCGGTCGTGTGCGCGGCGCAGGCCGCGCCCGTCCCGGGCCGCGACCTGCTCGTCGTGCCCGAGGTCTACGGGCCGCGACTCGGGGAGATCGCCCCGGGCGTGCGCAAGGTGGTGTTCAACCAGAACGCCTACAACACGTTCCACGGCTACGACCACGTCACCGCCCCCGGGACCACCGCCTACGACCACCCGGAGGTCGCGGGCGCGGTCTGCGTCAGCGACGACAACGCCGCCTACCTGCGCTACGCGTTCCCGCACCTGGACGTGCGGCGGATCACCTACCAGCTCGACCCGGCCCTGTGGTTCGTGGAGGAGACGGGCGCGCCGCGGCCGCGGCGGCTCACGTACATGCCGCGCAAGCACGCCGACCAGGCCGGCCAGGTGCTGAACATCCTCAGCCAGCGCGGCGCGCTGCGCGACGTCGAGGTCGTGCCGCTGCACGGCATGAACGAGCGCGAGGTCGCCGCCGCCCAGCGCTCCTCGCTGGTCTTCCTCTCGTTCGGCTACCCGGAGGGCTGCCCGTTCCCGCCGAAGGAGGCGATGGCGGCCGGCTGCCTCGTCGTCGGCTACCACGGCATGGGCGGGCGCGACTACTTCACCCACGAGCACGGCTACCCGGTCCCGCAGGGCGACATCGTCGCGTTCGCGCGGCAGGTCGAGGAGGTGCTCGACGCGCACCGCGCCGACCCGGCCGGCCTGGAGGCGCGCGCCCGCACCGCGTCCGCCGCGATCCGCGCGCGCTACACGCCCGACGCGGAGCGCCGGTCGATCCTCGAGGCGTTCGGCCGGCACCTCCCGGGCGCCGCCGCACCGGGTGTGCCGCTCGTCACGGTGGCCTGA
- a CDS encoding DUF6518 family protein has product MLRDDLRRGPVPLLVAVALGVLLGLAARAGDHAPVGTVGAATALGGPWLVVAFAAGAVGARVGAGGRVARRREARAGAVRGAVCVIAGVVVYYAMMWLVERRTGPGYAVPVATAWSLGGVVVGGSFGALGAAWRTGGPWASRWAAVLGGALLGEAVVLRALWERPDLERVAALQALAALVLVAALAPRPRAWPAALPVLASTAGAFALAALVLREGARAAGWAGA; this is encoded by the coding sequence ATGCTCCGTGACGACCTGCGACGCGGGCCGGTCCCGCTGCTCGTCGCGGTGGCGCTCGGGGTGCTGCTCGGCCTCGCCGCCCGCGCCGGGGACCATGCGCCGGTCGGGACGGTGGGCGCGGCGACGGCGCTCGGCGGTCCGTGGCTGGTGGTGGCGTTCGCGGCCGGGGCGGTCGGGGCGCGGGTCGGGGCAGGTGGCCGCGTCGCGCGGCGTCGGGAGGCGCGCGCCGGGGCGGTGCGCGGCGCCGTCTGCGTGATCGCCGGGGTCGTCGTCTACTACGCGATGATGTGGCTCGTCGAGCGGCGCACCGGCCCGGGCTACGCGGTGCCCGTCGCGACCGCCTGGTCCCTCGGCGGCGTCGTGGTCGGCGGGTCGTTCGGCGCGCTCGGGGCGGCGTGGCGCACGGGCGGACCGTGGGCGTCGCGCTGGGCGGCGGTCCTCGGCGGCGCGCTGCTCGGGGAGGCGGTGGTGCTGCGGGCCCTGTGGGAGCGCCCGGACCTCGAGCGCGTGGCGGCGCTGCAGGCCCTCGCGGCGCTCGTGCTGGTCGCCGCGCTGGCGCCGCGTCCGCGGGCGTGGCCCGCGGCGCTGCCGGTGCTCGCGAGCACCGCGGGTGCGTTCGCGCTCGCCGCCCTGGTCCTGCGCGAGGGCGCGCGGGCCGCCGGCTGGGCCGGCGCCTGA
- a CDS encoding DUF354 domain-containing protein has protein sequence MRVWIDLTNSPHVLVLRPVIEVLRSRGAEVRVTARDFAQTVALCERHGIDAEVIGRHRGGRLAAKGLGLVDRSTALARWARRNGRFDLALGHGSNDVTVAAAFLRIPRSTMFDYEWATVQHTVNCRLGNAVVVPDAIPPQRLDRYGARTKIRAYAGLKEEYYLADLTPDAAVLDELGLDPALPLAVVRTPPAVALYHRFENDVFAAALHRLREQGQVVVLPRTPEQRADLARFGGVIVPERAIDAPSLIAFADLVVSAGGTMNREAVALGTPVYTTFEGRLGAVDERLIAEGRLRRLSSAEELELTRAPDRAPGALSPDRVTRDPAVLVDLLCSPLR, from the coding sequence ATGCGCGTCTGGATCGACCTGACCAACTCGCCGCACGTCCTCGTCCTGCGCCCCGTGATCGAGGTGCTCCGCTCGCGCGGCGCCGAGGTCCGCGTGACCGCGCGGGACTTCGCGCAGACCGTCGCGCTGTGCGAGCGGCACGGCATCGACGCCGAGGTCATCGGCCGGCACCGGGGCGGCCGGCTCGCGGCGAAGGGCCTGGGGCTCGTCGACCGCAGCACCGCGCTGGCCCGGTGGGCGCGCCGCAACGGCCGCTTCGACCTCGCGCTCGGCCACGGCTCCAACGACGTCACGGTCGCCGCCGCGTTCCTGCGGATCCCGCGCTCGACGATGTTCGACTACGAGTGGGCGACCGTGCAGCACACGGTCAACTGCCGGCTCGGGAACGCGGTCGTGGTCCCCGACGCGATCCCCCCGCAGCGCCTGGACCGCTACGGGGCACGGACGAAGATCCGCGCCTACGCGGGGCTGAAGGAGGAGTACTACCTCGCGGACCTGACCCCGGACGCGGCGGTCCTCGACGAGCTCGGCCTCGACCCGGCGCTGCCGCTGGCGGTCGTGCGCACCCCGCCCGCGGTCGCGCTCTACCACCGCTTCGAGAACGACGTCTTCGCCGCCGCCCTGCACCGGCTGCGCGAGCAGGGCCAGGTCGTCGTCCTCCCGCGCACGCCCGAGCAGCGCGCCGACCTCGCCCGCTTCGGCGGCGTGATCGTCCCCGAGCGCGCGATCGACGCCCCGTCGCTGATCGCGTTCGCGGACCTCGTCGTCAGCGCGGGCGGCACGATGAACCGCGAGGCGGTCGCGCTCGGCACGCCCGTCTACACGACGTTCGAGGGGCGGCTCGGCGCCGTCGACGAGCGGCTCATCGCCGAGGGCCGCCTGCGCCGCCTCTCCTCCGCCGAGGAGCTCGAGCTCACCCGCGCGCCCGACCGGGCGCCGGGCGCCCTGTCCCCGGACCGCGTGACGCGCGACCCGGCGGTCCTCGTCGACCTGCTCTGCTCGCCGCTGCGCTGA
- a CDS encoding VOC family protein yields the protein MGITRMDNVAIVVEDLDATVAFFVALGLELEGRTTVEGDWSGRVTGIPGQRVDIAMMRTPDGHGRLELCRYLEPAPVADHRTAPVNALGYLRVMFAVEDLEETLARVEPLGGRVVDEVVDYQGVYRLCYLRGPEGVLIGLAQEL from the coding sequence ATGGGCATCACGCGCATGGACAACGTCGCGATCGTCGTCGAGGACCTCGACGCGACGGTCGCGTTCTTCGTCGCGCTCGGGCTCGAGCTCGAGGGACGCACGACCGTCGAGGGGGACTGGTCGGGCCGGGTCACCGGCATCCCCGGACAGCGCGTGGACATCGCGATGATGCGCACCCCCGACGGGCACGGCCGGCTCGAGCTCTGCCGGTACCTCGAACCCGCGCCGGTCGCCGACCACCGCACCGCCCCGGTCAACGCCCTGGGCTACCTGCGGGTGATGTTCGCGGTCGAGGACCTCGAGGAGACGCTCGCGCGCGTGGAGCCGCTCGGCGGCCGGGTCGTCGACGAGGTCGTCGACTACCAGGGGGTCTACCGGCTCTGCTACCTCCGCGGGCCGGAGGGCGTGCTGATCGGCCTCGCGCAGGAGCTCTAG
- a CDS encoding DegT/DnrJ/EryC1/StrS family aminotransferase produces the protein MPVPLFDPATPVRALRGALREAVDEVLDSEHYILGSRGEAFEREFADYLGVPHAAGVANGTEAITIALRALGVGPGDDVVVPSFTFWASAEAIPPTGARPVFCDVDPHTMCVTPETVKAALTPNTKAVIAVHLFGNVAPVREIAALGVPVLEDSAQSAGSTARGGGRPGGLGTIATFSFYPSKNLGAFGDGGAITTTDAELDARVRTLRFHGSEDKVTYTDVGYNSRLDELQAAILRVQLPALDGWAAHRAQVGAWYAQEGLGELVTLPRATDAADRVAWHLYVIGTEQPDALAAQLTERGIGARGYYRLPVHRQPAVECLLAGGRAAVAPAGLPGTEEAARRHLAIPISAATTREQVAEVVAAVRAGLAALG, from the coding sequence ATGCCCGTGCCGCTCTTCGACCCCGCGACCCCCGTCCGCGCCCTCCGCGGCGCCCTGCGCGAGGCGGTCGACGAGGTCCTGGACAGCGAGCACTACATCCTGGGCAGCCGCGGCGAGGCGTTCGAGCGCGAGTTCGCGGACTACCTCGGGGTGCCGCACGCCGCCGGGGTCGCCAACGGCACGGAGGCGATCACGATCGCGCTGCGGGCCCTGGGCGTCGGGCCGGGCGACGACGTCGTCGTGCCGTCGTTCACGTTCTGGGCGAGCGCCGAGGCGATCCCGCCCACCGGTGCGCGACCGGTGTTCTGCGACGTCGACCCGCACACGATGTGCGTCACGCCCGAGACGGTGAAGGCGGCGCTGACCCCGAACACCAAGGCGGTCATCGCCGTGCACCTGTTCGGCAACGTCGCGCCGGTGCGGGAGATCGCCGCGCTGGGCGTGCCGGTGCTGGAGGACAGCGCGCAGTCCGCGGGGTCCACCGCGCGCGGCGGCGGTCGGCCGGGGGGCCTGGGGACGATCGCGACGTTCTCGTTCTACCCGTCGAAGAACCTCGGGGCGTTCGGGGACGGCGGCGCGATCACCACGACCGACGCGGAGCTCGACGCGCGCGTGCGGACGCTGCGCTTCCACGGCAGCGAGGACAAGGTCACCTACACGGACGTCGGCTACAACTCGCGCCTGGACGAGCTGCAGGCCGCGATCCTGCGCGTGCAGCTGCCCGCGCTCGACGGCTGGGCGGCGCACCGGGCGCAGGTCGGCGCCTGGTACGCGCAGGAGGGCCTCGGCGAGCTCGTCACGCTCCCGCGCGCGACCGACGCCGCCGACCGCGTGGCGTGGCACCTGTACGTGATCGGGACCGAGCAGCCCGACGCGCTGGCGGCGCAGCTGACCGAGCGCGGGATCGGGGCGCGCGGCTACTACCGCCTGCCCGTGCACCGCCAGCCCGCCGTCGAGTGCCTGCTGGCGGGCGGTCGCGCCGCGGTCGCGCCCGCCGGGCTGCCGGGGACCGAGGAGGCCGCACGACGGCACCTCGCGATCCCGATCAGCGCGGCGACGACCCGCGAGCAGGTCGCCGAGGTGGTCGCCGCGGTGCGCGCCGGGCTCGCCGCGCTGGGCTAG